The Glycine soja cultivar W05 chromosome 15, ASM419377v2, whole genome shotgun sequence region ACTTTAACAACAGGTGGTGAGtttcaaaattaacaaatcattAAATgtgtcaatatattttaattcttaatatttattttttatttatttcttaataaatttttattttgcattgaggtgttaataaaataatatttttatttttgatccttaatattttgttttagttcctaataaataaaaaaatatattaatatgtattaataaattgcttcctaataaattaataaattttattttaatatgtattaataataaatgaaaaatatttatcatacaacagatataaaatttaataatttattaggaactaaaagtaaaattattattttattagtgattcatcataaaataaaaatttattaagaaataaatataaaatcagatatttatttaaaataaaaacatatttaagctttggaaaaagagaaaaaattatttaacacttttttttatccgaCAAGGTCATCTAACACTACTACGAAAGAAACAACCaccaattttaaaaaagaatgtaGCTTGTTCTATAAATAATTAGGAGAATAatgcaaagaagaaaaaacatgatACATGTAGATTTATGTTACCAATCATCCGGTGCAGTTTTAACAGCTTGATCAAAATAACCCTCAGCTCGATCAGCATTCTTCTCTGTTTGCCATATTAAATCCGCGTAGAGGGACAAAACATTAGCATCGCCAGGATTAGCCAAAATAGCTCTTTCAAGATACTCCTCTGCTTTAGGATAATCTCCACGAACCTATTTGCAAATTGAATGTcagaaaaaaaacactaaatagtaatagaaaaaaagaaacaagaagtTTCATGAGACAaggatatattttaattacgaTTATTCTAGCTAGCTTGGCttcgtttttttttccttcttctttcctctcttttttggTTAGTGAATAATCTTGCTGATTAgactctttttttcattttcagcatttcttcatctttttaaGAGAAAGATCACGATCAAGTTCAAGCTTAATCACCAACCAAACGAACCAAAATTACCTCCTTCAGAAACTTAGCATAATTTCCAAGCAAAAGAGCATTATTGGGGTTTGCTTGAATCATGTTCTGGTAATAAGCATCTGTCCCATCCCTACCATGTGAGCCTCTTCCACCACCACAAATCCTGCCACCACCACTCCCCATCCCACCACCCATCACTAAAGTCTGCAACCTGCTACCTTCATGCATATCTAAACCAGAACTTGAAAACAGTTTTCGAACTGAAGGTGGTGTTAGTTTCTTCTTGTAAATTTTTTGCTTTGCTTCTTCCACTTGAtcactttctttcatcttgatgCTCCGATGGTTCTTAAGGACATTACTTCTTGACATGGAAGTTTTCTTCTCAGGCTTTGGCGGGGTATGATTATGAGGGTCTGTGTCTGTATCAAGCATGTTTTTTATAGGAGTTGAAAGTGTTATAGGAAGGTGGAGAAGCGGTTGTGACTCAGAGGAATGGGGCAGCCATGAGCTTGGAATTGGTACTGTGGAGGTTCTTAGTAACATGTTTCAGTTTAGAGAGACgaaaggaatgaaaagaagCAAGGGTTTGAAGTTGAAGGGAATGACATGTTGGAAAGAAATGGTACTAGTTGAAGAAGTCACAGTTGGAAGCTGGTAGGGACTGAAAAGTGCAAAGTGCAAAACTAATAAGGAATGAGAGTGAGAGAAGAGAAGCCTCCTCAATTGCGGCACAGCACAAAAACCAAACAAGGGACGCACTCAATTTTATACACTAAAGAGCACTACTATTATCTActccttttttaaattttttttttcttctttttataagatttttttaatatttagatGTAATAATAGTCTTTTTCATAcctattcttatttaattattctttcttcgaacattaataaaaaattattaaataaattaaaaataataatacaaataattgacatatttaaatgaaattaattatttttctttaaaaatatgaattaattaaacgaattttataattaaagataagaAAGTAcgtaataataacatttttagcattagaaaaatagtattttattcatttcaaaataattgttgtatattaaaaaattatcttaaaataaatattatatatgaatattaattatttttttatcaatattcttAATAAATGGTACATTAATTGTTAgtctaatattaataataaaattaattttatatatataaaaaattcagtTTAAAACAATTAAGACTGCGTACAAGTTGGAGATTAGGATCTCTGCGGCGCGGACACGTTTGAGTGTGGACCCATGTTGCACTTACTGAGTTATTGTAGGCCAGGAATTGGTTGTGCATAGGACAGAATTAATTAGAAATGGCATCACAATCATAATTTATATCTCCAAATTGAGCTTAAGCATGCTTGCCTTACTCATAATTcaattactttatttatttttggtgaatctcataattgaattaattatacataatataGTACAGCACagctttcattatcagagtgaAATGTGTATGTGGAAACCGACGAGATGGGATATTTtcaatctattattttttttatactaagaTTCAACTCACTTTGCTAGTGCGATGTTTACGTTGATAATTTGAGAAAACTTAAATCTTATCGACATCTTGTCACTGATCAGTTCAAACACTCTAATCAGTTATCATATAgccaataattaatgttacgTAAACAAATTTTGCATAATTTCTTTGTTAAATTATGAAAGAGATAATACTCTGATTTTCATTTCTCAAACAAGTAAAATATAgaaatagtttaattttatgtatatatttagatgagaggaaataaaatagaaatagtgatatattttctttgatttaCCCGGAGAAAAAgtaaaggtaaaataaaaaaaaataacgtcTAATttctagaaataaaaaattcaaattttttcctTCAAGTTTTCCCTTTAATTTACCACATCTGTAAGAAATTGAAGGAAAGGAACAACCGAATACAACCTTTGTTGTTTAAGAGTATGCCTAGAGATTGAGTTATACGAGAAATGGGAGGGAAGGataaaagttttatttctaatattattctataatttaataaattttaaacaacagaaaataataaattaacataagtttaacattttaatattttatctatttttatgagtattatataattcttttaatttaaaaataaaaattattcccTGATTCCTTTTCCCTCTAGCGTCAAGCTCCctcttgaattttgatttggttTATGCAAAAGATATCTTTGGAATAGTATTAGGAGGGTCCACTGTTGTTGACCCGAATGGGTCCTTTTTGGGCTGTGCGAATTCCATACCTACAAATTGGCTTTAGGTTGTGTTCGGCAGATtcataaaaaaagttgaaaaagaataaaagaatattaGGCTACCTGTCTTTTTGATATTGGATCTCCAAGTTTTTGGAATGCTCTAAATTCTAGccgaaagtaaaaaaaaatgagtttttatagctaaaaattgaaaatttaacttGTTAATCATAAGTGATAAGTAGAATTAGttgttaaaataacataaaaattattatttattttaaaaaattaataaaaaaattaaataaatatattgaaaataaaaataaataaaatataaaaaactagaaattagtgttttaaaaaacactacttcaattaatattttaaaaatattaaaacctactaataaaacttatttatcaAAACACTACACAAGTTTTCAGTTAgttaatcaaaaaattaaaaaccaactaaAATATATTAGCAAAGCTTTAGTAGTTCTACGTTTCTATCCAGTACcataaaaacaaacatttcTAGAGGGGATgcttacataaattatttaattttaagcaaagTTAACTTTTTTCCTACTGGaacaaataatatgaaattactTATATAAGTATCATTGATTATATAAGtaattgttatttaataaaattatatcataaataatatatttttaaaatattataaaatccataaaattaaattaagcacacactttcataattttaacattaaaataaaatatatataaaatgataagacCACTATGGATAACTaatctaattaattatgtaGATAGATGCACTCAGGGGACTTGTCCCCCCTCTCTGATTGGTAATTGATTCGGATAGATtgcaaaagaaattattttatgatgcTTTGTTTCAGTacattatatttctttataCTCTATTAGTCTGTTTTACATTTGtccaactttttatttattgattagaGTATCCTTTATGTAGATATTTTTacgtgatttttttaaagatgtaatttttttactaaagcaGGTCTATGTGGCATGAAAAATTTCTTAGATATAAGCTATAAGCTCCGTCTCTTCTAGAGGATACAATTGCttgcaaataaagaaaaaaaaaataatcttattatatcaaacaagatcaatattaattaaaaaaattaaattaataagttagtttgaaacaaaattaagtacaaataaaaattataaaattatgaattgtttaatttttttatcatttgagaaAATTTATGTATGAATtgcttaaatataatatgacaTTGTAGGAAGTCATTTAAATTAttctaatataaaataagatgCACAAAGTgaatatcttaattaaattgattaaggCAAGAATTGTGGTGGCATAAAAGTGTTTCAAAAACCTTCTGATGATGGCGATAAATTGCTATAAAAAATTGTGTATGAActaaatttacaaattatttcctGTAtggattaaaacttaaaatggaATGGATAATTTAACCTTATAATatgtttatattaaattatataaatttattccatttcttttgttttaaagaaaaaaggttttatttatcaattactttaaatattaaagatactcgtaatttttaattatttttttacctatattttttaatattttacattaagaaataaataaaagtgaaagttatttttaatttaaagtaaataaataggaatttgaaataataataacaaaaagtaGTCCGCAGTCAAATCATGTCCTCTATTGAATACCAAACATTTGGCCTCCTCTATATGAACAACCCATGTCCACTATTGATATACTGAGCCAACTGCTGTGTACTTTGCCACCATATATCTTGAATAGTAATTTTAAGCCAGGCAAAGTAAATCACCaatatttaagttattatttaacatatacAGAATTACGGAAATATacgtttaatataattattttaagtgtttaaaaaattgaatgataaaccgtagttaattaattaattactgcTATTTCTTGCCTCGCATGCATTTATAATTAACAGCATTATCTTCTCCACCACGCATGGTGACATGAGTGTTTCTCTCAGCATGGTTGAATTCATGAAAGTAGTTTTATTCATGGTCACAACTCACAAGTGTCTTAGATTAATGGATAAAGATGAAGACAAGTTCAATCGTCCGTCCACTAAAATCAGAAAGAGACAAAGATTGAGAAATAGAAGCTAGCTCCAACCGAAGTAGGTTTCTGCTTTTCCTAACTTGTATATATAGTGTGAGAACATAGAATTGTAGCTAGGGTACGTACTACTTATGGTTGAAACAACTTATCCCCACACCTGCATTTC contains the following coding sequences:
- the LOC114386977 gene encoding uncharacterized protein LOC114386977 encodes the protein MLLRTSTVPIPSSWLPHSSESQPLLHLPITLSTPIKNMLDTDTDPHNHTPPKPEKKTSMSRSNVLKNHRSIKMKESDQVEEAKQKIYKKKLTPPSVRKLFSSSGLDMHEGSRLQTLVMGGGMGSGGGRICGGGRGSHGRDGTDAYYQNMIQANPNNALLLGNYAKFLKEVRGDYPKAEEYLERAILANPGDANVLSLYADLIWQTEKNADRAEGYFDQAVKTAPDDCYVLASYAKFLWDVEEDEDKDCQHKTDHGHAYPPDLFQETEDRPHVTAVFQFYHSE